In Candidatus Poribacteria bacterium, the DNA window TCTGGAAAGCGCGACATCACATTAAAGGCATGTTCCAGTTCCGACCTTCCGACGAAGCCTTACCGCATGGCGTTACAATCTTCGGACTTCTCGGCGGTATCTGTGTGCTTGCGTTTTTTAATCATTTGATGGGGATGTCCCTCATATTCGCGTTCGGCTTCGTTCTGTTTCTGCTTGCGATGTATGTCCTGCTAACGTGGCAGGTGATTAACGGCGGCATTCCGTTCATCAATCCATCGTTTTCACCACAGAGTTTCTTCCTGACCACCTTAGGCACCTCAAAAATTCACCCTTCCACGTTGACTTCGCTGATGATGCACCCTGTGTGTCTCACATTAGACCTTCGCGAATTCATGATGCCAAACATCATGAACGGACTAAAAGCTGCGGATGAGGCACGCGTCAAACGACGGCAGCTACTCATCGCTATGGCAGTTGCAATGGTTATCGGGCTTGGTGTTTCCTATTACTCTGCGATTAAAGTTAGTTATGCACACGGGGCACCTTATACCGGTGGTAGTTGGTTTATGCGTCAACTTGAGGGATTGCTTGTAAGCCCGAAAACAAGCACGAATTGGACAAACACAGGGTTTATGGTATTCGGGAGCGGGTTCACGATTTGGCTGATGTGGATGCGTCAGACCTTTGTATGGTGGCCCCTGCATCCGCTCGGTTATACGATGCTGAGTTCGTGGGCGACGTTTAAACTCTGGTTCTCTATATTCTTGGGGTGGGGCTTAAAGTTTAGTATCGTGAAATATGGCGGCTTGAAGGCGTATCGGAGTGCAAGACCGATATTCCTTGGACTCGTTCTCGGAGAGATGACATGTGCTGGACTCTGGGCGATTATCGGGATGATTACTGGGATTAGCACGGGGTACCGTATCTTGCCGGATTAGATAATAGCAGTTAGCAGTCAGCAATCAGTTACTATTTGGTGGATTGGGATGGTTATTAGGGAAAACGGAATGGCTCTGGTCAGAAGACGTTTTGCCTTGACATTCAGATGAGAAGCATGTACCCTATTAATGGCGTTTAAGGCAGCAGGTAAACACCAATAACCTCTATTACTAAAAGAAATTCTGATGAGAAACTGGATAATAGTGATTTGTCTCTTATTTACGTCTTCGGCGTTTGCCGAATTGACACCCGAAGATATCCTAACGATTTCCGATATTGTAGAAAAAGCCGTTACTGCATCGGAGAAACGGACGCGTGAATATATTGATAAATCGGAGGAACGCATGCGCGCATATATTGATAAATCAGAAAAGCAGACGCGCGAATATGTTGATACAAAACTTGAATCACTTGAACACAAACTCGACGGTAGAATAGGGCGTTTGGAGGGTAGATTAAATGGTACCGACAGAAACATAACGATAGTTGTGGCACTGGTGGTGGGTGTCATGGCATTAATTGTGTTAGCAGTTGGTATACCACAACTCATCCTCGTCTCCAGACAAAGTAATCAAAACGCGATGCAAAAAGAACTTGAAGCGATGCGAGTTGAGATACAACAATTCCGTAAAGAACTTGCCCTTCTGTTGCAGGAGCACTAAGCGAAAAGATGAAAAATACAACTCTTACAATACTACTCACATTCTGTTCGTTATGCCTTGGATTACCTTCCGCTTTTTCGGTGGATTTTATCCAATTAGAGCGTGAATTTGCAGGCAAAGGCTCAACACAAGGACGGTTCGGTAAGGATATTCATCTCGCCTTTGATAAGCAGCATATCTACGTTAGCGACGCTGAGAATCGACTTATCCAGAAGTTGTCGGCAACAGGAGAATTTCTGTTTCAGATCCCGGAAGCACCGGAATCGCTGGATAATATCTTACGGAAACCGGGGCATCTTACTGTGGATAGTTTAGGAAACATCTACGTTGCCGATGTGACCGTGCATCATATTGCTGAGAGCAAGGATCCGAAAGTTTATATGTTCGCGCCGTGTGTCTACAAGTTCAGTGGGACGGGTGAATTGTTAGACACTTACTTTGTTGATCCGGTGGATGTCCATCCCAAGGTTGTTTTGCCAGTGAATCTTATCATTGACGAAGAAGGGAAAACGGCTTTCGCCATTCAGCCCAAGGGACACGACAGAGCTCTCCGCGTCGCTCTCAATTCCCAAAATGAACTTTATGTTTTAGACGCAGAACTGGGGCGAGTTCATAAATTCAGTGCTGATGGAGAAAAGTTGTTTGCCTTTGGTAGATATGGCGCAGGTGAAGGTGAATTTGATATGGATGCCGCGGACATCGCCATTGATGCGCGTGGGAACGTCCTCATTGCAGATACCGGTAACCACCGCATTGTGAGATTCGATGCAGCAGGGAAACCTCTCGGTAGTTTTGGGAGAGAAGGACGCGGCAACGGTGAATTCGTGAAGCCAATGGCACTCGTTACCTTGCCCACTGGCGAAATCCTCGTTAAAGATGCCAGCCAATTTCGTAGGAAAGTCGGTGGACTGCCGGAGGTTATTGCGCTCTCTCCCACATTGACGCAGCTAACGGAGAGTACGCCGGGGCAAGCTGAACTCGCGGATACTATTGTCAATGCGACGCAGTCACGATACGGTCCGTTTGCACAGAGTGCCGCTGCAGCTGCCGACACTGCCGCCTTGAATAGACGTGTACGGTTATTGGAAGAAGCAGAATACAGTCGATATTACGCCGATGAAACCTATGACGAGGATAAAGAAGAACTCGCTGAAGAACTCAAACGGAAAGACATCCGCTTGACCCTCTTTCATAATATCATCTCACGCGTTCAGAAGTTTGATCCCAACGGACGGTATCTGGGACGGATCGTTTATGAAACAGATCAGCTCAGCGAGGAAAAACACGATCTGACCTTCTTGGATTTGGATGCTGCGGGGCACCTTTATCTACGGGATGCCAGCGATTTTACGATCGCGCAGTATTCTGTAAGCGGATTTACCGTGAAGCCCTCGCACATGAACGGATTTTACAGTGTTCGCGCTGCGAGTTTGCACAACAACTATCTGGAAGATTATGAGGACATTGACTTTTCAACCGATGTCCAAGATGAACTCAGCCAGTTGGAACTTAAAAATCTATTTGGATGGACCTACAGCCTCTCGGAGCGGTGGCATTTGACGTTCCTTGACGAATTAACGTACGGCGAACAAGATGAACGCTATGTTACCCCGGCGAAGGTAGAGGATAGTTACGATTTTGAGACACAGGCGTTAGAGAATGCGTTCGCCGCGAACCTGAAGTTTATCACGAATCCAAATCCATATCGGTATAAGGAACTCAATTTGTCTGTTGGGCGCGTTGATGGCACGTCTGATTTGATGCAGGACGCGCTCTTTCCTGACCTCAACAAACAGCGCAGAATAGATACCGGTGATGCAAGTTCTACGGTTGTTGAACTCAATTGGGATATCTGGTCAAGGGCAAATCTTTGGCTTCGCTATGCTGATCTCAACCCTGCTGAAACGAGTCGCAATTTTATCCGTCGGTTTTACGATGTCTCCGGGGACCTCTACGAGGTGTTTGGGAGCCGCAATGAGGCGCGCCAGTTCCTTGGAGAGTTGACCATAAAGTTTTAAAGTAGTAGGCACAGTCCCTGTGCCGTTCCAAAAGTAGTAGGCACAGTCCCTGTGCCGTTCCAAAAGTGAGGTCTATCAATAAAAATGGAGTTTCGCGCCCTTTACCCTGAAGAATTGGAGGCGTGGCTGGACCATGTTACGACTGTCTTTACAGGGGGTCGCCAATATTTTTCTAATCATTGGCACAACGATCCCTGGAGAGATCCTGAAGGCATTCGTGTTGCCGTTGACAATGGTACGATCGTTAGCACAGTGCGGGTTTTTATTCGGAAGATGTTTTTGCATGGGGAGCCGATAACCGTCGGTGGTATCGGTGAGGTCAGCACGCGCTCAGAATACCGGCGGCGTGGACTCGCTTCACAACTGCTTAAGGATTCGATCGAGTTTATGGAGTCCCGTGATATTGCCGTCTCTTTGCTCTTCGGAAGCCAACGCATCTATTCCATTGAAGGATGGGAAAAGGTACCTCGCTATTACGCAAGACAATCTTTCGCAGCTGAAAAAGGTTCGGAATGTGAAGTTCGTCCAGCTAATTTTGATGATGACACCGAAGTTAAGCGAATCGCTGCACTTTATGACGGATACGCCCGCAAATTCAATGGCACCATCGTCAGAGATGAAATAGCGTATTGGACAAAGTGGGTACGAACCGAGTCACCGAATGCTTGGGTTGCTGAACGGGATGGGGATATTGAAGGATATGTTTCCGTCGTTCGGAACGAAAGTCAACTAAACGTTAAGGAGTTCATCGCCTCAGAACCATCCTTTGCCCAGGAGAAAGGTAAACAACTTTTTGAAAGCATGCTCTCTAATATTATAGCCCAAATGGATGTGGAATCATTTGAGGTCGTCTATCCAGCACCTATTGCAGACGGTTTTAATGCTCCAACGATTGACGAACAGAGCAGTGCGATGTATCGCATCAATCGACCCGACGCACTTCCGAATTCTTATGATTCAATCCCGAATCTATTACACAACCAACCACAGTCTTTATCACAAGGCATCAAGTCGCATCATATCTTTTGGTATACCGATGGGTATTAGGGGACATACCTTACCCTAAAGTCGACGAAGCCTTAGGCGTCCAGATCGATACACGGCGATCAAAGGCGGAGTCCAATCCACCTGCATTTTGAGTAACTCTTGTAGGTCATCAATTACTTCAATTGGCGTACGCCCACCTGGACGCAGAAGGATAATTCCTGTAGTAGGGTGTTTCCGATAGACTGCAAGTTTCCCGAAATCGGAATCGTGCGTTAGAACAAACCTACTCATCATATATGCATTAGCGAGAATGTCCTCGTCTTTGTAAAGATGCCACCCCTCTTCAAAAGCAGAAACTACATCAACCCCTTGAGAGCGTAGAAACTGAACAACTGGGGTCGTTATATTCATATCCGCGACAAGTGGGGGTAGCATTGTCAAGATGCTCCATCGCGCGGAAAAGGCATATCTATGAAGATGTCGTTTTGCAATGCGCGTGCTGCGTAGCCAAGGACAGCCCGAATGCTTTCTTCACTTAATATCGGATAAGATTCAATAATCTCCTCGTTTGTCATACCTTTTGCCAATAAACCCAACACCTGTTCCACGCTTATACGCGTGCCTTCAATTACCGGTTTTCCACCAAGTATTTCCGAATTAGCGATAATTCTAACCACAATTATTTTCCTCCATAATGAGATTGGTTAATCTTGCATGGATATTTTATCATAATTTTCGGTTTGTATCAAATCGTTTTGCTGAATTACCTACCGATCCACCACAAAAAATTTGACTTCTAATCTGATGCGGTATATAATCGCTTCCGTAGCAAAATAGTTAATCTCGTAGGCATTTCGTTTGCAGTTTTCCATAGTTTGAAGTTACAGGATATAGGGGGACATAGACATGGCAAATTTACGTGTTGGGGTTATTGGGTGTAGCGGTATCGGCACGACACATGCATCAGGGATCGTCGGGCTGCCGAATGTTGAATTAGCCGCTGGCTGCGATTTTGTTCAGAGTACGTTAGATGCTTTTAAGGAAAAATATCAGGACAATTGGGATAACATCTCTCTGTATACCAACCATCAGGAGATGCTCGCCGCTGAGAATTTAGATGTCGTGACGGTGGCGACTTCTGACCATCGGCACG includes these proteins:
- a CDS encoding DUF433 domain-containing protein codes for the protein MVRIIANSEILGGKPVIEGTRISVEQVLGLLAKGMTNEEIIESYPILSEESIRAVLGYAARALQNDIFIDMPFPRDGAS
- a CDS encoding DUF5615 family PIN-like protein, which translates into the protein MLPPLVADMNITTPVVQFLRSQGVDVVSAFEEGWHLYKDEDILANAYMMSRFVLTHDSDFGKLAVYRKHPTTGIILLRPGGRTPIEVIDDLQELLKMQVDWTPPLIAVYRSGRLRLRRL
- a CDS encoding GNAT family N-acetyltransferase, with protein sequence MEFRALYPEELEAWLDHVTTVFTGGRQYFSNHWHNDPWRDPEGIRVAVDNGTIVSTVRVFIRKMFLHGEPITVGGIGEVSTRSEYRRRGLASQLLKDSIEFMESRDIAVSLLFGSQRIYSIEGWEKVPRYYARQSFAAEKGSECEVRPANFDDDTEVKRIAALYDGYARKFNGTIVRDEIAYWTKWVRTESPNAWVAERDGDIEGYVSVVRNESQLNVKEFIASEPSFAQEKGKQLFESMLSNIIAQMDVESFEVVYPAPIADGFNAPTIDEQSSAMYRINRPDALPNSYDSIPNLLHNQPQSLSQGIKSHHIFWYTDGY
- a CDS encoding NHL repeat-containing protein, with the protein product MKNTTLTILLTFCSLCLGLPSAFSVDFIQLEREFAGKGSTQGRFGKDIHLAFDKQHIYVSDAENRLIQKLSATGEFLFQIPEAPESLDNILRKPGHLTVDSLGNIYVADVTVHHIAESKDPKVYMFAPCVYKFSGTGELLDTYFVDPVDVHPKVVLPVNLIIDEEGKTAFAIQPKGHDRALRVALNSQNELYVLDAELGRVHKFSADGEKLFAFGRYGAGEGEFDMDAADIAIDARGNVLIADTGNHRIVRFDAAGKPLGSFGREGRGNGEFVKPMALVTLPTGEILVKDASQFRRKVGGLPEVIALSPTLTQLTESTPGQAELADTIVNATQSRYGPFAQSAAAAADTAALNRRVRLLEEAEYSRYYADETYDEDKEELAEELKRKDIRLTLFHNIISRVQKFDPNGRYLGRIVYETDQLSEEKHDLTFLDLDAAGHLYLRDASDFTIAQYSVSGFTVKPSHMNGFYSVRAASLHNNYLEDYEDIDFSTDVQDELSQLELKNLFGWTYSLSERWHLTFLDELTYGEQDERYVTPAKVEDSYDFETQALENAFAANLKFITNPNPYRYKELNLSVGRVDGTSDLMQDALFPDLNKQRRIDTGDASSTVVELNWDIWSRANLWLRYADLNPAETSRNFIRRFYDVSGDLYEVFGSRNEARQFLGELTIKF